In one window of Gudongella oleilytica DNA:
- a CDS encoding Mrp/NBP35 family ATP-binding protein: MSETCNSSCSTCSVECNDRTAAHNEFAAKMNEVSNVKKVIGVVSGKGGVGKSLITSMLAINMNKRGFKTAIMDADITGPSIPKSFGIDGKAVSNGKSLIPRISDNGIKIMSVNLILENESDPVIWRGPIVAGVVKQFWTDVEWGDIDYMFVDMPPGTGDVPLTVFQSLPVDGIIVVTSPQELVSMIVAKAAKMARMMNVPIIGLVENMSYLECPDCGKKINVFGESRVEEVAAEQLIQNYARVPINPNIAAAVDNGAVEHIDVSVLDDLAAAL; the protein is encoded by the coding sequence ATGAGTGAAACCTGTAACAGCAGCTGCAGCACCTGCAGTGTTGAATGCAATGACAGAACAGCTGCTCACAATGAATTCGCTGCAAAGATGAACGAAGTAAGCAATGTAAAAAAGGTAATCGGAGTGGTCAGCGGCAAGGGCGGAGTAGGGAAATCTCTGATAACCTCAATGCTTGCGATAAACATGAACAAGAGAGGCTTCAAGACTGCAATAATGGATGCAGACATAACCGGACCATCAATTCCAAAATCCTTCGGTATCGACGGTAAGGCAGTATCAAACGGCAAGAGCCTGATCCCAAGGATAAGTGACAATGGAATCAAGATAATGTCAGTAAACTTGATACTTGAAAATGAATCCGACCCTGTCATCTGGAGAGGGCCTATAGTGGCAGGAGTGGTAAAGCAATTCTGGACTGATGTGGAGTGGGGAGACATCGACTACATGTTCGTGGATATGCCACCTGGAACAGGAGACGTTCCACTGACTGTATTCCAGTCACTTCCAGTCGATGGGATAATAGTGGTCACATCACCACAGGAGCTTGTATCAATGATAGTTGCCAAGGCGGCTAAAATGGCGAGAATGATGAATGTACCTATAATCGGTTTAGTTGAGAACATGTCATATCTTGAGTGCCCGGACTGTGGCAAGAAAATAAACGTATTTGGCGAAAGCAGAGTTGAAGAGGTCGCTGCAGAGCAGTTGATACAAAACTATGCCAGAGTACCTATAAATCCGAATATTGCGGCAGCAGTTGATAACGGAGCGGTAGAGCACATAGACGTAAGTGTTCTTGATGATCTTGCAGCTGCCTTATAA
- the uvsE gene encoding UV DNA damage repair endonuclease UvsE, with translation MRIGYACLTRGIPYTDIKGTVQKNATEARLRDIIAHNLASLDRILDYNRDNSINMFRISSDIIPFGSSPVNKLQWDKEFEEKLAALGKKLKAYNIRVSMHPGQYTVLNSPRPEVVDRAILDLEYHLRFLEALGTDAANKIIIHVGGAYGDKRSAMDAFVENWDRLKDPIKSRLVIENDDRTYTIEEVLQLGIRRNIPVVFDNLHHRVNGNTGSDSIWIKEAGNTWKQKDGVQKIHYSQQDESKSPGAHSGTIDVYKLLKYLEETSGTDFDIMLEVKDKNLSAIKAISALNSRDITSLEKEWSRYKYNVLENSPRIYQEIRELLKDKSSYPVIEFYKLLDQALSTPPTPGTSVNALEHVWGYFKDIADDKERAWYSKTINSASADSLSLGVVKRKLWAMVEKYDEKYLKNSYYFHL, from the coding sequence ATGAGAATAGGCTATGCATGTCTTACGAGGGGAATACCCTATACCGATATAAAGGGAACAGTTCAAAAAAATGCCACCGAAGCAAGGTTGAGGGATATAATCGCCCACAACCTTGCTTCACTTGACAGGATACTTGATTACAACAGAGATAACAGTATAAATATGTTTCGAATTAGCTCAGATATCATACCCTTTGGATCAAGTCCGGTCAACAAACTCCAATGGGACAAAGAGTTTGAGGAGAAGCTGGCTGCACTGGGGAAGAAGCTTAAAGCTTACAATATCAGAGTATCAATGCATCCTGGTCAATATACTGTCCTTAATTCACCGAGGCCAGAGGTCGTCGACAGAGCTATTCTTGACCTTGAATACCATTTAAGATTTTTAGAGGCTTTGGGAACAGATGCTGCCAATAAGATAATTATCCATGTAGGAGGAGCCTATGGAGACAAGCGGTCTGCCATGGATGCATTTGTTGAAAACTGGGATAGACTTAAGGACCCAATAAAGTCCAGACTCGTTATTGAAAACGACGACAGGACTTACACCATTGAAGAGGTACTCCAACTGGGAATAAGAAGAAATATCCCTGTGGTATTTGACAATCTTCACCATCGGGTAAACGGGAATACCGGATCCGATTCGATATGGATCAAAGAGGCTGGTAATACCTGGAAGCAAAAAGACGGGGTTCAAAAGATCCATTATTCACAGCAGGATGAGAGCAAAAGTCCAGGTGCCCACTCAGGAACAATAGATGTCTATAAGTTACTGAAATATTTGGAAGAAACCTCAGGCACAGACTTCGACATAATGCTTGAGGTAAAGGACAAGAACCTCTCGGCAATAAAGGCAATCAGTGCTCTGAATTCAAGGGACATAACCTCTCTTGAGAAAGAGTGGAGCAGGTATAAGTATAATGTCCTGGAAAACTCACCAAGGATATACCAGGAAATAAGAGAGCTTCTTAAGGATAAATCATCATATCCCGTGATCGAATTCTACAAGCTTTTAGACCAGGCACTAAGCACACCCCCTACACCCGGAACTTCAGTTAACGCACTGGAGCATGTCTGGGGATATTTCAAGGACATAGCTGACGATAAGGAAAGAGCATGGTACTCAAAAACAATCAACTCAGCCTCCGCAGACTCTTTATCTCTTGGTGTTGTCAAGCGCAAGCTATGGGCTATGGTTGAAAAATACGATGAAAAGTACCTTAAGAATTCCTATTATTTTCACTTATAA
- a CDS encoding DUF438 domain-containing protein, which translates to MDKINRLMTYIKRLNSREDGRSLYLEYKEDIDTVTPQEAFEIFHGLLQDGLKEYEILLFLDKIINVFFESLSNYRYQRPKNDNFLMDLMLENEEMKKKIEGIKIVIREPVPSIRRQKLLPLVEELKEFYPHYTKKENILFPYLEKKMEKFQGLTIMWALHDEVKREIEYAIELIKDPESEDHAVNVAIAQMFFGVLGLVRKEELILFPSASEVLEEHEWYDMHKQSYEYEFPYIQKTWDPEFIKESMAVDGSKGTFRTETGELTMDQMALVFNSLPVDMTFVDENNKVRFFTRPKDRIFPRSPAIIGRDVKNCHPPDSVHIVEEIVDSFRRGERDTATFWINIKGKKVLIQYFALRDDSGSYKGVIEVSQDITGISQLQGERRLLQWD; encoded by the coding sequence ATGGATAAGATAAATCGACTGATGACCTACATCAAAAGACTAAACTCCAGGGAGGATGGCAGGAGTCTTTATCTGGAATACAAGGAGGATATAGATACAGTAACACCTCAGGAAGCCTTTGAGATATTCCATGGACTTCTTCAGGATGGCCTCAAGGAGTATGAAATATTGTTATTCCTTGATAAGATAATAAATGTATTTTTTGAAAGCCTTTCCAACTACAGATACCAAAGACCTAAGAATGACAACTTTCTCATGGATCTTATGCTTGAAAACGAGGAAATGAAGAAGAAAATCGAAGGTATAAAGATCGTTATCAGGGAGCCTGTACCATCAATAAGAAGACAAAAGCTACTTCCTCTCGTTGAAGAGCTTAAGGAATTCTATCCTCACTACACCAAAAAGGAAAATATACTGTTTCCATATCTTGAGAAGAAAATGGAGAAATTCCAAGGCCTTACAATAATGTGGGCTCTACACGACGAGGTCAAAAGGGAAATCGAATACGCAATCGAGCTGATAAAGGATCCGGAGAGTGAAGACCATGCGGTCAACGTTGCAATTGCCCAGATGTTCTTTGGAGTGCTGGGTCTGGTCAGAAAGGAGGAGCTAATCCTTTTCCCTTCGGCAAGTGAGGTCCTTGAGGAACACGAGTGGTACGATATGCACAAACAGAGCTATGAGTATGAGTTCCCATATATACAAAAAACCTGGGACCCTGAGTTTATTAAGGAGTCTATGGCTGTGGATGGATCAAAAGGGACCTTCAGGACAGAAACCGGCGAGCTTACCATGGATCAGATGGCATTGGTATTCAATTCCCTTCCTGTTGATATGACCTTTGTAGATGAAAACAATAAAGTAAGGTTCTTTACAAGACCAAAGGACAGGATCTTTCCAAGGTCGCCCGCAATAATAGGGCGTGATGTAAAAAATTGCCACCCGCCGGACAGCGTCCATATAGTCGAGGAAATTGTAGACTCCTTTAGAAGAGGAGAAAGAGATACAGCGACCTTCTGGATCAATATAAAGGGTAAGAAGGTACTGATCCAGTATTTTGCGTTGAGAGACGATTCAGGCAGCTACAAAGGAGTCATCGAGGTAAGCCAGGACATAACAGGAATTTCGCAGCTGCAGGGTGAGAGAAGGCTGCTTCAGTGGGATTAA
- a CDS encoding DUF134 domain-containing protein produces MARPMKERKVCCLPETNLFGPLNRRHATGDEIVMSVEEYETIRLIDQEGLMQEECADRMDVARTTVQRIYISARKKLADAIVEGVTLKIEGGSYKLCSDDEKDHFFCKNCRLHPGRQRRRHQGMYKSQE; encoded by the coding sequence TTGGCAAGACCAATGAAAGAAAGAAAGGTATGCTGTTTACCGGAAACAAATCTATTCGGACCACTCAATAGAAGACATGCAACAGGTGATGAGATAGTAATGTCTGTTGAGGAGTATGAAACAATAAGACTAATAGATCAGGAAGGCCTAATGCAGGAAGAATGTGCAGACAGAATGGATGTCGCTCGTACAACTGTGCAGAGGATATACATTTCAGCTCGTAAAAAGCTGGCGGATGCAATTGTGGAAGGAGTAACCCTGAAAATCGAGGGTGGATCATATAAGCTATGCTCCGATGATGAGAAGGACCACTTCTTCTGTAAGAATTGCAGGCTGCACCCCGGCAGACAAAGAAGAAGACACCAGGGGATGTACAAAAGTCAGGAATAA
- the ftsH gene encoding ATP-dependent zinc metalloprotease FtsH, translating to MKKIDKPKKPIMYYYVIAMLIVILLNSYVFPRMAKSQIEPIDYGTFLQKLENGEISVVEIKDNQIYLQGKGDSPELFSTGTMDDPQLVDRLYSAGVTFSRVVTDTTPTLGSQIFSWIITIAIFVGIGQLFSRYMQKKMMGGNDVLSFGKSNAKIYVESKTGKTFDDVAGQEEAKEALEEIVDFLHNPTKYKDIGANLPKGALLVGPPGTGKTLLARAVAGEANVPFFSISGSEFVQMFVGMGAAKVRDLFKQAQEKAPCIVFIDEIDTIGKKRDSSGFNSNDEREQTLNQLLTEMDGFDGKEGVVILAATNRPESLDKALLRPGRFDRRIPVDLPDLQGREAILKVHARNVKVEPDLDYNAIARATAGANGAELANMINEAAIRAVKMGRETINQSDLEESVEVVLAGYQRKQAVISTKEKRIIAYHEIGHALVAAKQTDSDPVHKITIIPRTSGALGYTMQVAEQESVLMSKEELFNKIVTITGGRAAEEIVFGSITSGASNDIEQATKIARAMVTRFGMSDTFGMMALETQTNPYLGGDTSLTCSGETSSKVDAEVLAIIKSAHQRARDILNENIDKLRELSNYLLEMETITGAQFMEILNKDN from the coding sequence ATGAAAAAAATAGACAAACCAAAGAAACCGATAATGTATTACTATGTAATAGCAATGTTGATAGTCATCCTTTTGAATTCCTATGTGTTCCCAAGGATGGCGAAGTCACAGATCGAACCGATCGACTACGGCACATTCCTTCAGAAGCTCGAGAACGGTGAGATAAGCGTAGTAGAGATCAAGGACAACCAGATATATCTCCAGGGCAAAGGAGATAGTCCTGAACTGTTTTCGACAGGCACAATGGACGACCCTCAGCTGGTGGACAGGCTTTATTCTGCCGGAGTAACCTTCTCGAGAGTGGTCACTGACACGACGCCCACATTGGGAAGTCAAATATTCTCATGGATTATCACCATAGCCATATTCGTAGGGATAGGACAGCTTTTCTCAAGATACATGCAAAAGAAGATGATGGGCGGCAACGACGTCCTCTCCTTCGGGAAGAGCAACGCAAAGATCTATGTGGAGTCAAAGACAGGAAAGACCTTTGATGATGTAGCAGGACAGGAGGAAGCAAAGGAAGCTCTCGAGGAAATAGTTGACTTCCTGCACAATCCAACGAAATACAAAGACATCGGGGCAAATCTTCCTAAGGGAGCACTGCTTGTAGGCCCCCCGGGAACTGGTAAGACCCTTCTTGCAAGAGCAGTAGCCGGAGAAGCCAATGTGCCATTTTTCTCGATCTCCGGATCGGAATTCGTGCAGATGTTCGTCGGCATGGGAGCAGCAAAGGTGAGAGATCTTTTCAAGCAGGCACAGGAGAAGGCACCGTGTATAGTCTTTATCGATGAGATCGACACCATAGGAAAGAAAAGAGACTCCTCGGGCTTTAACAGCAACGATGAAAGAGAGCAGACTCTGAATCAGCTTTTAACTGAGATGGATGGCTTTGACGGCAAGGAGGGAGTTGTAATACTGGCTGCCACAAACAGGCCTGAATCCCTGGATAAGGCGCTACTAAGGCCAGGACGATTCGACAGGAGAATACCGGTTGATCTGCCTGATCTTCAAGGCAGGGAAGCGATCCTGAAAGTCCATGCAAGAAATGTAAAGGTCGAGCCTGACCTTGACTATAATGCTATAGCAAGGGCAACTGCCGGTGCCAACGGAGCTGAGCTTGCTAATATGATAAACGAGGCTGCAATAAGGGCAGTCAAGATGGGCAGAGAAACCATCAACCAGTCAGACCTTGAGGAGTCAGTAGAGGTAGTATTGGCAGGATACCAAAGAAAGCAGGCAGTAATTTCCACAAAGGAAAAGAGGATCATTGCATACCACGAAATAGGTCACGCGCTTGTCGCGGCTAAGCAGACGGATTCAGATCCGGTGCATAAGATAACCATAATCCCAAGGACATCTGGAGCCCTGGGATATACAATGCAGGTAGCAGAACAGGAAAGCGTCCTTATGAGCAAGGAGGAGCTGTTCAACAAGATAGTCACTATCACTGGAGGAAGGGCAGCAGAGGAGATAGTCTTCGGCTCTATAACCTCAGGTGCCTCCAACGACATAGAGCAGGCAACAAAGATCGCCCGCGCAATGGTAACCCGCTTTGGAATGAGCGACACCTTCGGCATGATGGCACTTGAAACACAGACCAACCCATACCTGGGAGGAGACACATCCCTCACCTGCTCAGGTGAGACCTCATCAAAGGTAGACGCAGAGGTTCTGGCGATAATAAAAAGTGCCCACCAAAGGGCAAGAGATATACTGAATGAAAACATTGACAAGCTTCGAGAGCTTTCCAATTATCTTCTCGAGATGGAAACCATCACCGGAGCACAGTTTATGGAGATACTCAACAAAGATAATTGA
- a CDS encoding ECF transporter S component, with protein MNTKKLAFSAMLVALGILLPMIFHSFNMGGQIFLPMHIPVLVAGLLLGPLSGLLVGILTPILSSLLTGMPTMFPMLPIMIFELGVYGLSSGYIGKVLNDRVYIPLLAGMIDGRIAAGIAVFILSMGFGAQLSPIPFIKGAIITGLPGIIIQLVVIPPLVKLLRRHIDL; from the coding sequence ATGAACACAAAGAAATTAGCGTTTTCTGCAATGCTTGTAGCCCTTGGGATTTTGCTCCCAATGATATTCCACAGCTTCAATATGGGTGGCCAGATATTTCTGCCTATGCATATACCTGTACTCGTGGCAGGTCTTTTATTAGGGCCGTTATCAGGATTACTCGTCGGCATACTTACGCCCATTCTAAGCAGCCTTTTAACAGGAATGCCCACCATGTTCCCAATGCTGCCGATCATGATTTTCGAGCTTGGAGTATACGGACTTTCCTCAGGCTATATAGGGAAAGTACTTAATGACAGAGTCTATATCCCTCTGTTGGCAGGGATGATCGATGGAAGGATAGCGGCAGGTATAGCCGTATTCATACTCTCAATGGGCTTTGGAGCTCAGCTGTCGCCGATACCCTTCATTAAGGGAGCAATAATTACTGGTTTACCAGGCATAATTATCCAGCTTGTAGTAATACCGCCGCTTGTAAAGCTTTTAAGAAGGCATATTGACCTATAG
- a CDS encoding GNAT family N-acetyltransferase, with product MPSIETERLRLRRFKLSDIGDFYEYSSNPLVGPNAGWDYHRDREEALLLLKNFSNNNEIWALELKENSKVIGSIGVHKDRKRDNKGARMLGYVLNPEYWGRGLCTEATLALVKHAFEGMKVSLLSVYHYPDNERSRRVIEKCGFTYEGMLRNATVTYDGKICDDLCYSMTRDEYIKIFGKKENK from the coding sequence ATGCCGTCAATTGAAACTGAAAGACTCAGGCTTAGAAGGTTCAAGCTAAGCGATATCGGAGATTTTTATGAATATTCCAGCAATCCACTTGTCGGCCCGAATGCAGGCTGGGATTATCACAGAGACCGTGAGGAAGCTCTTCTTCTTTTGAAGAATTTTTCAAATAACAACGAGATTTGGGCTCTGGAGCTCAAGGAGAACTCCAAGGTCATAGGCTCCATTGGAGTACATAAGGACCGAAAACGAGACAACAAAGGAGCGAGAATGCTCGGATATGTGTTGAACCCCGAATATTGGGGAAGAGGACTATGTACTGAAGCGACCCTTGCGCTGGTTAAGCATGCATTTGAGGGGATGAAGGTGTCCCTGCTGTCTGTTTATCATTACCCTGACAATGAACGCTCCAGGAGAGTGATCGAGAAATGCGGCTTTACCTATGAGGGCATGTTGAGGAACGCGACAGTAACATATGATGGCAAAATATGTGACGACTTATGCTACTCGATGACAAGGGATGAGTACATTAAAATATTTGGCAAGAAAGAGAATAAGTAA
- a CDS encoding threonine synthase: protein MTEFVCNSCGERYPENTKEYRCKCGGLFDLVTGKTTFDFDKQLSIKDLSLWRYEEALPYTGEAASKITMGEGLTPLVKVQDGLLGKAEYFMPTLSFKDRGAVMLVLHARKMGFNSIAIDSSGNAATAVAAYSARAGIKCSVFVPESTSEKKLAQIKAHGAEINLIKGPREASGATAREFVETNDSFYASHIYNPLFYQGTKTYFYEVFEQLGGRFPDGFIIPVGNGTLILGAEKAFEELQSAGFIHKWPRIIGVQASGCAPIYKAFKDGLDVVPQIESSGTEAEGIAIAAPARGEQILKVIRKSGGDMVAIDDDETLKARALLAAKGIYVEITSAVNYAAYLRIMAENGGKLWVIPFCGAGIKSS from the coding sequence ATGACAGAGTTTGTCTGTAACAGCTGTGGAGAAAGATATCCTGAAAACACAAAGGAATACAGATGTAAATGTGGAGGTCTTTTTGATCTGGTAACTGGGAAGACTACCTTTGATTTTGACAAGCAACTCAGTATAAAAGACCTGTCGCTATGGAGATATGAGGAGGCTTTGCCGTATACAGGTGAAGCAGCCTCAAAGATAACTATGGGGGAAGGTCTTACCCCCCTTGTCAAGGTGCAGGATGGTTTATTGGGTAAGGCTGAGTATTTCATGCCGACCTTGTCCTTTAAGGACAGAGGGGCAGTTATGCTGGTGCTTCATGCCAGGAAGATGGGATTTAATAGTATAGCCATAGACAGCAGTGGAAATGCAGCCACCGCAGTTGCGGCATACAGCGCCCGTGCAGGCATCAAATGCAGTGTCTTTGTCCCTGAAAGCACCTCAGAAAAAAAGCTTGCACAAATAAAGGCACATGGAGCTGAAATAAATCTGATAAAGGGACCAAGGGAGGCTTCCGGCGCTACAGCAAGGGAATTTGTTGAGACGAACGATTCATTCTATGCCAGCCACATATATAATCCATTGTTCTACCAGGGAACAAAGACATACTTCTATGAGGTCTTCGAACAGCTGGGTGGTCGATTTCCCGACGGCTTCATAATCCCTGTGGGCAATGGAACACTTATACTTGGAGCAGAGAAGGCTTTTGAAGAGCTTCAGAGTGCAGGTTTTATCCATAAGTGGCCCAGGATAATAGGAGTTCAGGCATCAGGGTGTGCTCCCATCTATAAAGCATTCAAGGATGGTCTTGATGTAGTACCTCAAATAGAGTCATCAGGAACTGAGGCAGAAGGGATAGCCATAGCCGCTCCTGCAAGAGGAGAACAGATACTCAAGGTAATAAGAAAATCAGGCGGGGATATGGTTGCAATCGATGATGATGAGACACTAAAGGCACGGGCACTGCTGGCGGCTAAAGGAATTTATGTGGAAATAACATCAGCCGTAAATTATGCTGCTTATTTAAGAATAATGGCTGAAAATGGAGGAAAATTATGGGTAATACCATTTTGTGGAGCAGGAATAAAAAGTAGTTGA
- a CDS encoding Hsp20/alpha crystallin family protein: protein MASLIPFNRKGNRLMGPDFGDFYGMLDDFFSDDFMPRRSLVRDTFKVDVVDKEKEYVIEAELPGVKKEEISLDIHDGQLRISIEREEKVDEEKKNYIHKERRYSSMSRSVYLGDASADSIKAKLDNGVLTITIPKTEKPEVKSKIEIE, encoded by the coding sequence ATGGCAAGCTTGATACCTTTTAACAGGAAAGGAAACAGGTTGATGGGTCCGGACTTCGGTGATTTCTATGGTATGCTGGATGATTTCTTCAGCGACGATTTTATGCCGAGAAGAAGCCTGGTCAGGGACACCTTCAAAGTGGACGTAGTTGATAAGGAGAAGGAGTATGTAATCGAGGCTGAGCTTCCAGGTGTTAAGAAAGAGGAAATATCCCTCGATATCCACGACGGTCAACTCAGGATCTCTATTGAGAGAGAAGAGAAGGTCGATGAGGAGAAGAAAAATTACATCCACAAGGAAAGAAGATATAGCTCTATGAGCAGATCCGTATATCTTGGGGATGCATCAGCGGATTCGATCAAAGCAAAGCTCGATAACGGCGTTCTTACAATTACTATACCAAAGACAGAAAAGCCTGAAGTAAAAAGCAAAATCGAAATCGAGTAA
- a CDS encoding stalk domain-containing protein, whose translation MRRIKSVVLIMAMLIVSLISSDRAYAAEPIRLVVNGRDITHMSAPILDNNRTLVPVRFVAEELGGKVGWDNTNRAVSIEKDGKKIVLIVGSRMIQLDNGTKAMVSDVAPKIINDRTYVPLRVISNALNIGIEWKNETRTVYVDSSRSSTMEPFFNMRITSPASGIVITGTTEVSYSIGAQELSRGNELRLMLLDRFNAKGFVVARGTGSAGKVTYIPKVEDNGSKLLAAALYDSNGILIASDVIPVTVQVMPQVSIGGIYDGMTANGAVQLTPQLNFVPHSVTYTMTNLSNGNVLEYKELDPYGTFTWDPAFEQQGSYSVKLTAYDMSMKGYDSRSIQLSVLLDKKLSLSGVSQGMTVNNPVTLIASRNFNVKDTTYVLRDKATGSETALATIPYGGYTWFPGPQYSGDKELMVRVTDTLGQSWTSSPISVRVDGSPRIQFLGIGPTEVITGAAKLNYRSNVNVTNVKYTLTNIKTGEKRTILPSAGFTEAPYAPLPTDTGDWRVQVEGSYNGSILRSESVQFKVYTGNIHGPYSIIEKEKFLGFASDMAVEEMKKTGMSAAIQTAQAILETGWGQSVPSDKYTGKKSNNLFGIKQKGNEDYVISNTWEVYNGVTYRIDAKFRAYKDPKESWNDHKALLLNAARYQIFRDVMHDYTSGAWAIRRAGYATDPQYPLKLIRLVNQYNLQELDRIIF comes from the coding sequence TTGAGAAGAATCAAATCAGTTGTTTTAATAATGGCTATGTTGATAGTATCATTGATATCATCGGATAGAGCATACGCTGCTGAACCAATTAGGCTGGTGGTAAACGGAAGAGATATTACCCATATGTCAGCACCGATCCTCGACAACAACAGGACTCTTGTCCCCGTTCGGTTTGTCGCAGAGGAGCTGGGAGGCAAGGTAGGCTGGGATAATACAAACAGAGCCGTCTCAATAGAAAAAGACGGGAAGAAGATAGTTCTCATCGTAGGAAGCAGAATGATACAGCTTGACAACGGCACAAAAGCAATGGTTTCAGATGTCGCTCCGAAGATTATAAATGACAGGACTTATGTTCCATTAAGGGTCATAAGCAATGCCCTGAATATAGGTATCGAGTGGAAGAATGAAACAAGGACAGTTTATGTTGATTCCTCAAGAAGCTCAACCATGGAGCCCTTCTTCAACATGAGGATCACAAGTCCTGCATCCGGAATAGTGATCACCGGAACCACCGAGGTGTCCTACTCAATAGGAGCACAGGAGCTTTCCAGGGGCAATGAACTGAGATTGATGCTATTAGACAGGTTTAATGCCAAGGGCTTTGTCGTGGCCAGAGGCACAGGCTCTGCAGGCAAGGTCACATATATCCCGAAGGTAGAGGACAATGGCAGCAAGCTTCTTGCGGCAGCACTATATGATTCAAACGGGATTTTGATCGCATCTGATGTCATACCTGTGACTGTTCAGGTGATGCCGCAGGTTTCAATAGGCGGGATATACGACGGTATGACTGCCAATGGTGCAGTTCAATTGACTCCACAGCTTAACTTTGTTCCCCATTCAGTTACCTACACAATGACAAATCTAAGCAACGGTAATGTACTCGAGTACAAGGAATTGGACCCATACGGAACCTTTACCTGGGATCCAGCCTTCGAGCAGCAGGGAAGCTACAGTGTCAAGCTTACAGCATATGATATGTCCATGAAGGGCTATGACAGTAGATCGATACAGTTGTCTGTTTTACTCGATAAGAAGCTGTCGCTTTCCGGCGTATCACAGGGAATGACAGTAAATAATCCGGTGACACTTATTGCTTCCAGAAACTTCAATGTAAAGGATACAACCTATGTTCTAAGGGACAAGGCAACAGGATCAGAAACAGCACTGGCTACCATACCATACGGAGGATATACCTGGTTTCCCGGACCTCAGTACTCAGGAGATAAGGAACTAATGGTAAGAGTGACGGACACACTTGGCCAAAGCTGGACAAGCAGTCCAATTAGTGTAAGGGTCGATGGAAGTCCAAGGATACAATTTCTGGGTATCGGACCAACCGAGGTCATAACCGGAGCAGCCAAATTAAACTACAGGAGCAATGTTAATGTAACAAATGTAAAATATACGCTGACGAATATAAAGACTGGCGAAAAACGAACGATCCTGCCATCTGCAGGGTTTACGGAGGCTCCCTATGCTCCGCTTCCAACCGATACAGGTGACTGGAGGGTGCAGGTAGAAGGGAGCTACAACGGAAGCATCTTGAGGAGCGAATCAGTTCAGTTCAAGGTATATACAGGGAATATCCATGGTCCGTACAGCATAATCGAAAAGGAAAAATTCCTCGGCTTTGCATCAGACATGGCTGTGGAGGAAATGAAAAAAACTGGAATGTCAGCAGCTATCCAGACAGCACAGGCTATACTTGAAACAGGCTGGGGACAAAGTGTACCAAGCGACAAGTATACCGGCAAAAAGTCTAATAACCTTTTCGGTATAAAGCAAAAAGGAAATGAGGACTATGTCATATCCAACACCTGGGAAGTATACAACGGAGTCACATACAGGATCGATGCCAAGTTCAGAGCCTACAAGGATCCTAAGGAAAGCTGGAATGACCATAAGGCATTGCTTCTTAACGCCGCAAGATACCAGATATTCAGGGACGTCATGCACGATTATACATCAGGTGCCTGGGCTATTAGAAGAGCAGGCTATGCAACAGATCCCCAATATCCATTGAAGCTTATAAGACTTGTAAATCAATATAACCTCCAGGAACTGGACAGGATAATCTTTTAG